One genomic region from Labeo rohita strain BAU-BD-2019 chromosome 7, IGBB_LRoh.1.0, whole genome shotgun sequence encodes:
- the btr09 gene encoding bloodthirsty-related gene family, member 9, producing MFSYPYVRKMIPRTADTQRGNAIAESTTSPNSSLSGSLSEELQCSICLEVFTDPVSTPCGHNFCKICLKGCWDNRHDCSCPICKETFNQKPELKINTTLREIADYYKKRSQLKIKQPKKPAVLCDICTGKKQKALKSCPTCQSSFCEAHLERHLRVPGLKQHKLIDPVKNLQGHLCQKHNRPLELFCKNDQTCVCVMCTVTEHKFHNNVPVEQESEEKKSQLTKTLTDVQQMIQDRLTKIEEIQHSVKLRKKNTEKEKADSIELFTDLIRSVERCQSELLEKMERKQKAAETQAEELIKELEEEITELKRRNTELEQLSHTEDHLHFLQIYPSLCRPLDSKIWAGIRINTSVSVETLRRALTQLQKTLDEKLSQTVLKRIQQYAVDVTLDPNTANPELILSEDGKKVRHGNIKQYHPNHNKRFDKYMIVLGNKGFSTGRFYFEVQVKGKTQWSLGVARESINRKGALNLCPESGNWTLWQSNEKEYKACESSPVSLSLNVKLQKVGVFVDYEDGLVSFYDVNSKSHIYSFTGQSFTENLYPFLSPWSNGGGINSAPLIISPVNYNE from the exons atgtttagCTATCCATATGTACGCAAGATGATACCGAGGACAGCTGATACTCAAAG ggGAAATGCAATAGCAGAATCCACAACGAGTCCAAATTCATCTCTAT CTGGTTCTCTGAGTGAGGAGCTCCAGTGTTCCATCTGTCTGGAGGTGTTCACAGATCCAGTCTCCACTCCATGTGGACACAACTTCTGCAAAATCTGCCTGAAAGGATGCTGGGACAACAGGCATGACTGCAGCTGCCCAATTTGTAAAGAAACATTCAACCAAAAGCCTGAGCTCAAGATCAATACAACTCTCAGAGAGATTGCAGATTACTACAAAAAGAGAAgtcaactgaaaataaaacagccGAAAAAACCTGCGGTGTTGTGTGATATCTGTACAGGCAAAAAACAGAAAGCCCTGAAGTCGTGCCCTACGTGTCAGAGCTCTTTCTGTGAGGCTCACCTGGAGCGTCATTTGAGGGTtccaggtttaaaacaacacaaactgaTAGACCCTGTAAAAAACCTGCAGGGTCATTTGTGTCAGAAACACAACAGACCTCTGGAGCTGTTCTGCAAAAATGATCAgacgtgtgtgtgcgtgatgTGCACTGTGACCGAACACAAGTTTCACAACAATGTTCCTGTAGAGCAGGAGAGTGAAGAGAAGAAG AGTCAGCTTACAAAGACTCTGACAGATGTGCAGCAAATGATCCAGGACAGACTGACGAAGATTGAAGAAATCCAGCACTCAGTAAAGCTAAGAAAA AAAAACACTGAGAAAGAGAAAGCAGACAGCATCGAGCTGTTCACTGATCTGATCCGCTCCGTTGAGAGATGTCAGTCTGAGCTGCTGGAGAAGATGGAGCGGAAGCAGAAAGCGGCAGAAACACAGGCTGAAGAGCTCATTAAAGAGCTGGAGGAGGAAATAACTGAACTCAAGAGGAGAAAcactgagctggagcagctctCACACACTGAAGATCACCTGCACTTCCTACAG ATTTATCCGTCCCTGTGCAGGCCTTTAGACTCCAAGATCTGGGCTGGAATCCGTATTAACACTTCTGTGAGTGTCGAGACTCTGAGAAGAGCTCTGACTCAGCTGCAGAAGACTCTAGATGAGAAACTCAGTCAAACTG TGTTGAAGAGGATACAGCAGTATGCAG TGGATGTGACTCTGGATCCTAACACAGCTAATCCTGAACTGATCCTGTCTGAAGATGGAAAAAAAGTGCGACACGGAAACATAAAGCAATACCACCCAAACCATAACAAGAGGtttgataaatatatgattGTCCTGGGAAACAAAGGCTTTTCGACTGGTAGGTTTTATTTTGAGGTGCAGGTTAAGGGAAAGACTCAGTGGAGTTTAGGTGTGGCAAGAGAATCCATTAACAGAAAGGGGGCGCTCAACCTGTGCCCTGAGAGTGGAAATTGGACTTTGTGGCAGAGTAATGAAAAAGAATATAAAGCTTGCGAATCTTCCCCTGTCTCTCTGTCCCTGAACGTTAAGCTTCAGAAGGTGGGTGTGTTTGTGGATTATGAGGACGGTCTGGTCTCCTTTTATGATGTGAACTCTAAGTCTCACATCTACTCTTTCACTGGTCAGTCTTTCACTGAGAATCTCTATCCATTTTTAAGCCCTTGGTCTAATGGTGGAGGTATAAATTCAGCACCACTGATCATCTCACCtgttaattacaatgaatgA
- the tesk1b gene encoding dual specificity testis-specific protein kinase 2, translated as MSSGTIVMDQDDLDPEASDSLLHGIHGAHRPRPSSYRALRNAVSSLARIDDFICEKIGSGFFSEVFKVQHRTTGQVMALKMNTMASNKANMLKEVQLMNRLRHPNILRFVGVCVHEGHLHALTEYINGGNLEQLLNSDVFLSWSVRINLSLDIARGLQYLHSKGIFHRDLTSKNCLVRWENGQCSAVVGDFGLAEKIPDHSDEAEKQSLAVVGSPYWMAPEVLRGERYNEKVDVFAYGIILCEIIGRVQADPDFLPRTEDFGLDVEAFRQMVEDCPPHFFNLTVVCCSMNPGSRPSFTEVVAELEKIVSEREQSECVEPNVQDHSSTNTSPLSRKHSLDIPADSYLCRSKSDVLLPPSPLLPQTTPMRVNPFSQRQDLNGGRIKLFDTPSKSVISLTFTLPPPPDPSSPVSCDKGPLHFHRRSQSLPCTPEDIQSLRGTAVNEKCENNQSVMDTDVNPVNRNLLDMGRDSVLSMSNESIADLPNVNEVFDTPSDVRRSDLEQDDKETLEIKSQEPVADDSGLPLDLELISPNRSRFEEGIEEPMDCTSSPDTLDGAVATSTKPFSNGWSSPVSNGPPSLPPLLDTDNNNGTVPMNRSLGWGVNNSNGATTPLTPPEQDEVIACPGCCLAGMSFPSICTRGPRQTPYKNLNVDAAGKRLLCKALPPSPTEPNIALPGTRT; from the exons ATGTCATCCGGGACCATCGTTATGGACCAAGATGACTTGGACCCGGAGGCTTCGGATTCTCTTTTGCACGGGATTCACGGAGCGCACCGGCCCAGGCCGTCCTCTTACCGGGCGCTGCGGAACGCCGTGTCCAGCCTGGCACGAATAGATGACTTTATCTGCGAGAAGATCGGCTCAGGTTTCTTCTCAGAGGTGTTCAAG GTGCAGCATCGTACCACGGGGCAGGTGAtggctctgaagatgaacaccATGGCCAGTAACAAAGCCAACATGCTGAAAGAGGTGCAGCTGATGAACCGTCTCAGACATCCCAACATACTCAG GTTTGTGGGAGTGTGTGTACATGAGGGACACCTTCATGCTCTGACAGAG TACATTAACGGCGGTAACCTGGAGCAGCTGTTGAACAGTGACGTGTTCCTGTCCTGGTCTGTGAGAATAAACCTCAGTCTTGATATTGCCAGAGGACTGCAATACCTTCACAGCAAGGGCATATTTCACCGAGACCTTACGTCAAAG aaCTGTCTGGTACGCTGGGAGAATGGGCAGTGCAGTGCAGTGGTGGGGGACTTTGGCCTGGCAGAGAAAATTCCTGATCACAG TGATGAGGCAGAGAAACAGAGCTTGGCTGTCGTCGGGTCCCCCTACTGGATGGCACCGGAGGTGCTCAGAGGAGAACGCTACAATGAAAAG gtGGATGTATTTGCCTATGGTATTATTCTCTGTGAGATTATTGGCCGGGTACAGGCAGATCCTGACTTTCTTCCACGCACAGAG GACTTCGGTCTGGATGTGGAGGCCTTTCGGCAGATGGTTGAAGACTGTCCGCCTCATTTCTTCAACCTCACAGTCGTCTGCTGCAGT ATGAATCCAGGCAGTCGGCCCTCATTCACAGAGGTGGTAGCAGAGCTGGAGAAGATAGTGAGTGAACGAGAGCAGAGTGAATGTGTGGAGCCTAATGTACAGG accACTCATCCACAAACACATCACCTTTGAGTCGAAAGCATTCTCTAGACATTCCCGCCGACTCATATCTCTGTCGCAGCAAGTCCGACGTGCTCCTCCCTCCGTCTCCTCTCCTGCCTCAGACGACACCGATGCGCGTCAACCCCTTCTCCCAGCGCCAAGACCTCAACGGCGGCCGCATCAAGCTCTTTGACACCCCCAGCAAGTCTGTCATTTCCCTCACCTTTACTCTCCCTCCGCCCCCTGACCCCAGCAGCCCCGTCTCCTGTGACAAAGGTCCTCTCCATTTCCACAGACGCAGCCAATCACTGCCCTGCACGCCAGAAGACATCCAGTCTCTACGCGGCACAGCTGTGAAtgagaaatgtgaaaataatcAAAGTGTTATGGACACAGATGTAAATCCAGTCAATAGAAATTTGTTGGACATGGGAAGGGACAGTGTGTTGTCTATGAGCAACGAGAGTATTGCTGATCTGCCTAATGTTAATGAGGTTTTTGATACACCCAGTGACGTTAGGCGTTCAGACCTTGAGCAGGACGATAAGGAGACCCTTGAAATTAAAAGTCAAGAACCTGTAGCTGACGACTCTGGTCTTCCGTTAGATCTAGAGCTGATTTCTCCAAACCGATCGAGGTTTGAGGAAGGCATCGAGGAGCCGATGGACTGCACTAGCTCTCCTGATACACTAGATGGCGCCGTTGCTACTTCAACCAAACCTTTCTCCAATGGCTGGAGCTCCCCGGTCTCCAACGGGCCGCCCTCATTACCTCCTTTACTAGACACGGACAACAACAACGGCACCGTCCCTATGAATCGATCTTTGGGATGGGGAGTTAATAACTCTAATGGTGCCACGACCCCTCTTACGCCTCCGGAGCAGGACGAGGTCATAGCCTGTCCGGGTTGCTGCCTAGCAGGGATGAGTTTCCCCTCCATTTGCACACGTGGACCTCGACAAACCCCTTATAAGAACTTGAATGTCGATGCGGCTGGGAAAAGGCTTCTGTGCAAAGCGTTGCCGCCCTCGCCTACAGAGCCAAACATTGCTCTGCCTGGCACACGGACATGA